TAGACAATCATTTGTTTTCAGCATCAAAAGAATTACACGCGGGAGCCTCCTTAAAAGCTCTGAAATTTCGGGGAAATACTGAGAAGCATACATCTGCTTGATAGAATAGGAAAATATTGTGAAGCATGTGCTACAAATCAATCATAATAATATTCACAAAGCAACTAGGTACTGTATAATTTGAAATTATGCAGTAAGAAAAGCTCACCTGTAGTTCAGATCGGTCACCGTCACCGCCTCGTATGACTAAGTGATCAACAGCTGGATCTATAACCCTATTCCATGGCCTCATTGTAAGAATTCCGGCAAATAATGCATACAAATCCTCTCCCGCACCCAGTTTCACACTGTTTTCCTTTATGGCTTTAGCATCAGAAAATATCAATGCCTGTAGTAAACACAAAATCATAAGGAAGACGGCTAAGTGTACTGCTTCATTCCAAAGTTTGGTGCAATAATGGAATAAGAATTTTTTCAGGTAAAATAATAAGTACCTTCCAGAGTGCAGCATAATTAATTCTTGTCTGGAAGTCAAGATCTTTGTACAGTCCATGGTCTAAAAGAACCAACTGTGGGTCTCTCTTGCCTGTTCACATGAAACAAAAAGTTGGTTCATAGCACATATGAACTGCTAGTAGCCACTAGCAACAAAAACTACTAGACGAACATAAAATCTCATGGTAGATACGAGAGATGTCATTTATTTTATAAGAATAAGCTCTAGATATTAACTACATTTTACtttattactattttttttattttattttggtggGGGAATGGGATGTGCTCTAACATGACAAACTTTCTATTACTAAAGAAAATTTAATATAGAAGTTCATGACAAGCTTCCTCTGTAATCCCCAAAATAAAGGCTACAAACACTCACTACCACTTGAAAGCACCGTTATACTTGTTCCCCTGTTCCATAAGTGTGAGCAGTTGGCACAATTACACACACAAATGTAATATAATGATAGGTTGCAACTAGGACTCCAAGACTTTGGTGGCAGAAATTGACAGGTTGGACTAGTACCAATGGTAGTCACAAGTTATGCATCAAACTAACACCAAAATTATTATAGCAACAATAAAGCAGAACTCTACCTAGAATGCTCTTTTTGCTAGAAGGCATTGGACGAATGAGTAGGTTTGCTGCATGTGGGTCACAATGAACAAACCCATGTTTGAACATCATTTCAGCAAAAGCTTGACTAACCTGCATATAGTACAATTATATGTCATTAACATTCTTGTAAATTCTAATTacattaaaatattttcatttgtgTCAACAATGACAAAGAagcataaaattaaaatataaatgtgTAGTCGAGTAAATATCTGCTGCCATTGCTGTCCACTATGAATATGATGTTGAATGTTGGATTACCAGCGTGTTTAGAGGTCCCATACAAAAAAAAGACAGTGATGAGCTTACTAATTTAGAAACTTCATGTGGTTGAATTCCAAGCTTTCGAATAGTCTTCAAATCATTTACTTGTGCTCCATCTATATATTCCATGGTTAATAATTTTGTGGTACTCAAGCTCCAATACACCATAGGTGCATATACATAAGGTGAAATATGAGGAGATAGTTTCCAGAAATTATCCAAGCATTTCTCACTGTTCTTGGCTTCAAGCAAGAAATCTAGCTCCTGGTGGTTACAATAAAACCAAAGAAGTATAAGGCTACAACAGAAATAAGTGAAGCATGCTTACAAATATCTGATCAAATTGTCTAAACAAACATGTGTTCCGATTAAAAAGAAAACTTACACTTTTACATATCAATGAGAGCTACAACTTTTTTACTAGTCACATATAATTCTCACACCTGAAAAAGCGTACTCTTTTTCCGAACTATAAAAGTAGTTCCTTGCACTTTTCAAGAGTACAGACCATCATTTGTCACAAACTTTCTATTTTAATTTCTATGATGCATTTTTTCCCCGCCTAACACATTATATATAATGCATTTGTTTCGTTGATCTAAAACTTACAAAGTTGGATACCAATTTGAGAAAGTTTACAATGAATTGAAACAAAAGTATTAGCAGCATCAGAAAGTGATCCTACTTCATATAGTTTGTTCAAAAAGCGTGAAGAGTTGCTGATAATTATACTAAAAAACACTAAGATATAAAATTCAGATGCTCTGTTACCCAATAAATACAtcacatataaaaaaaacataacaagAACTagtaaaaagaagagaaaggaatAAAAAAAAGTATACTCAAAATATTAAGAAACTTACCTTTGGTAAGCTTTCACGAATTTCATCAACCAACCATCTGCACATGAGCACAAAAAAACTAGTTAAAGCCAGAAATTTAAAACACAGGATTTCCATTTAAAAGGAAAGTGCATTCCTAAATTTTAATAGCATTATTTATATGACAATTGATGCATGGTTGAGCAGCATGGTTGTGGCAGTACTAACTTAGCTTACCATACTGTGTTAGGAAAGAAATCATCCAAGAATACCTGTAATCAAAAGAAGGAAAAATCCAATGCAGGGTGTTCACAATCAATTCCACAGTGGCCTGATCTGCAGCCGCAGTATCTGTCATGTGAATGTGCTGAACCTGAATGTTGAAAAGTATTTAAAACTGGGTAGGTAATTctcattaaagaaaaaaaaaactatgtgaTTCATTCTATATAAGTAAGGATAATAACTTGGTGGTGCACAGCACCTAGCACTAAAGATCCTTATTTGAGGTAAAATTGACAATTAAAACCTTCACAGCAACTTTCCGGCCATCGGGCATCCGAGCAACATGAACTTGTGCCAGTGAAGCACTTGCTATAGGAACAGGATCAAATTCGGTGAATACCTGCATTGATAATGCTTACTTCACTATACAAGTATTTTACTTCTACATAAAGTAAGTACTACAACCATGAATCTAGATGAAAACAAAATGCTTACTTTATCTGGTGTCTCTCCCAGCTCTTTCTTGAACACTTCACACACTTGATCATAGGAAGAAACAGGACATTTATTTAACATACACTCCCTCATTGTCTGAACATACTCTTGAGGTACTAAGTACTCCTGAATAAAGTATGAAAGCACAGCTATGAAAATTGACATTCCACATTTGTACCGGTAGAATATATTAGATAATTTTGATTGGgaaattaattattcaaaatcAAATTACAAAACTTTGTCTAGAAGGTAACATGAAATATAGAATTTGACGGTTAAATTTCTCTTCATAATTACATAGAGAAGTAAATTGAAGCATACCAGTTGTCCAATATGTTGACCAAGCTTGATATATATGCCCCCATTCTTGAAACATAATTCTTGAAGTTTACGTGCAGATCTGAGATGAACTTCATGCTTAACACGTGACCTTTCATCACTTTCTTCAGGCAGTCCCAACAGTGAGTATTCATAATCTAATCAGCTCAAAAACCAAAAATATGTTAAAAGACACGCAATTTCCATTGACAGGTATTCATATAATCATGGGTGAAACAATAAATTTATAACTAGTTTCACCAGAATTATCAAAAGCCTCGTATGAAAATACATCACGACATAATGTAATGATCATCAAAGGCCTATCCATCATAATCAATTTCAAAATACTTCTCTAAAATCAAGTCATTCTAAAAGCCGAGAACTCGTGTGTAATCAAGAAAGAACCCCACCAAAACTCTCTCTTCATACGGCTTCAACAACAACGACAAATAACTCTGTCACGTAGGCAGTAGGTCAATACAACATTACCAGACTAAACTTAAACAATCCTAAACCCTACTTAGCAATAAGCTACGATCTGCTACTAATACGAGATTAAACATATTCAATTAAACAAATTCCTTTGTCATTATCTTAAATTGTATTGTAAGCTCAAATCAAATTCACAATTCACATAACATAGCACCAAATTCCAAGTTCCATAGCATAAAAAGACTAATTGAAGATAAAGCAAAAACATAGTTCAGATAACCTAAACACAATGGACTAAGATTACAACCTAAAACCTAAATATGGAACATAGTTCAGATAACATACCAAAGGCGATACTAGCAGCGGTGACGCAGTCGCGGAACAGGCGAACAGGAACGGCAGTGTAGAGCTTCAGAGTCCTGGAAGGATCATCGGAGGTAGCTACGTTCGCTGCCGCCACTCCGCCCAATAAGGCGGTGGTCACTGCGGCCAATTTGGCTCTGCCGCGCCACAAGGATCGCGTCGCCATTTTCTTGGGAACAACGCGCGGGcaatttattgaataataaataaatttatttaaagaACCGGTACTACCACCAACCAACCTTTTACCGCTTTGGTATTTTACACTGTTGAAAACTATTTTCTCAAGACAAAAATGATAGGCACTGAAGGCGACAACGTGTGTTTGGTATGCAACACAACGCCATTATTACAGATTTTCTTTACGTCGTTCTCGTGCCAAGACATGACATGTCGTTTTAATTTTCCTTAAGGCCTTCTTTGGAGTTAGAATTTCGGTagggaaaaataaataaaagctaaggaaatAGTGAGTAAAGAAAATGTgtggaaaattaaaaaaaaaaaaattcatatgtaaggaaagaaaaatggtatggaaaaaaaatgattttcttttcttttgtttggtttttttttttataaaagtagagggaaagaaaaaaaaaatttaaagtaaaaaaaatgaaatattttgaaattatagATTTtcctatttgatttttttttttcaaaagcaACTTATTTATCGATTAGTAATTACTTTTTCCacttaaaaaaaatcttaaattaaatttttaaaaaataaaaaggtgATCTCTTATAATTTTGTCAATTttcaatataatattaaatttttaaaaaactaaCCAACTTGTTAATatcattaaataaaattaaaagataATACATTTAATATATGTCAATAATGTTTGATATATATAAACTAACTATtgtattaaaaaagaaaaaactaaacaTCAAATAATTCGCTACCGAACTCCACCATCAACTAAAGACGACATCAATCTTCTGGAAGAGCAAGAAATGCATGTGCAGACTTCTCATTTTTTGTGAGAGCAGAGTAAACTTTTATATGAGACACTCAATAATATTACCAATTTTCAAGATTTCTTCATATAATTATTTTTCTGCTTCAAAGGTTTGAAATGCCTCCACTCAAAGCTGCAGCTATTGCATCCATACTAGATCTAACGTTTTTTAACTTCTTCAGCCACAATGTCACTTAGTGTTGCTTTCTTCTTTTTACCACTTTTTTTTTATGAAGTACTCGTATCCTTGTTCAGAATTATTATCGCCAACTCCATATTCACTCTATTCGAATGGAGATGTATTATCATCCAAATGTGGCTCCTCTCTACTCCAATGATGCAGCCTTTCCATTGGACCTACAGCAAGATCTCCCATAGCACGATCTCTTCCCACAAGTTTGTCAAGCTTTTCATAATTCCTAATGGGTTTGTACCGAAATTGAGACGCTTTTGGGTGTGCCTATTTTGACCAAGAAAGACAAATATAAGAacacattatattattatatgaaatttatcaataaaatattatttaataattttatcttAATATAAGTTTGCTTATAGTTAAAACCAAATCCACTAGTGTTCAGTAATTCTTTGGCTACAACGAAATTCTTCTTCAAAGTCTTCATTCTTTTCTTGACATGATCAGAATGACAGGATTGCTTAAATTGTTCGCTAACCAGATGAGCAACAGTTGCTAAAGTCGTCTTTGTAAAAGCTCCTCCTATTTTTTGGCCTTTGTGCATTTGTTCAGTTAATGAATCGACCAAAAAATCATCCATATCATCAGTCTATGTATGGTTTTTTTTAGTGCCAATTGACAAGTTGATTTGTGTCTCTTCAATATTTTCCATCTACATAGGAAACATTTACAACAAGACATTTAACATATAACTTCCaatattattttgaaaacaaGCTAGCAAGCAACATTGTGCACAACATTCACACTTATCAAATCACAGAATCTAACTTTGCAATCATAGGTgcttagataaaaaaaataaataaataaatcagccAAGGTAGAGATGCAAAACACGCCTTAAGATACAACTTATCATTAAAGCGAAAAAATAAGCAAGAGAAAAATCTTAACATACCGGTTGTGTAGATTGTGATTCTAATGTCTCAAATATTTCAAATCTTTCCATAGCTCCCATAGCTCTTCGTTTCAATGGTGGTCGTGATGGTGGAGGTGGTCTCATTTGCTTTGGTGGACCCAATTGAAGGTGTCTTGAATGGGTTGGCAGAGCCGACAATGGAGGAGGTGGACGTAGATGTGGTCGcggaggtggaggaggtggtgGTCGTGGCTATGGAGGAGGTGGTGGTTGCGATGGTGGTGGAGGTGGTGTTCTCATGGTGGATCTCAAAGATTGACACAATCGATGAAAGAGGAGGAGATTTGAATGGTTTTCTCAGTTTGTTCACCTAACAAGGGATACAAGCAAAGAATTAGGAATCATAGAGAGAAAGACCTTTGGCATCACAAAGAAAGGCATTCAAACGATCAATATCATTTTTCACTGTTATCAATTCTTGCAAAAGCatcaaaaaaatcattttaaatcgCAAGTATCAAGAGCAATATTCAAATGACTGGTGGTGCATTTGATTTTCGACAGAGCCACAGACAAAAAGAAATAATCACATGAACAAAGAAACATAAATGTATTCACAACAAAATGAAAAGAAGTTTAGATGATATCAATAAGTCCACACATCAATGTCAATCCTTATAAAGACTCTCATAACTTAACTAGCAAGATGTTAAAAATATTTAGAAGGAACACCTAAAAGTTCCAATACGTTCTCAAACACTGTGAAACAATTAAaagtttaaaaataattaaaataaaaaatatacctGAACATATATACTTAAGTGTAAAAATGTAGAGAGAAGGCTTTGTATAAGTGTGTCCATTTAAGAACTAACAAAATATCTGACTTTGTTCTAGTTTCTTGTTTTCATGTGCATCTCCCGACCCACcaactaacaataaaaaaaaatatcactcaAGTTCTTACAAATGCCAAAGGTAAGATTTGAATGAAAAGCACATACCACTGCTCCAAATAGCTCATTAATAAATAAGGTCTGCTTCCAAATGGCAGAATGTCATCAACAACACCCGAAAACAATCATAGAAAGATATGGCGACTGACTTGTTGGAGGCCTGCACAAAAAAAGTtccacaaaaattaaaataaacatggTAACAGGATACACTTCAGTAGTTCAGTGCAACTTTTAACGATTGAGGGTGTAAAGGTGTTGGCAGTTTCCGAAACAAATCTGCAGTTCTTAAAATTACAATATTAACAAAACTTAGACTTATATGAAAAAAGATTCTTACTTAAAGAATACACCCCAAAAATATTAGAAAAGATTACTAATGTAGCTTTTAAATCAGAAGTTACAGGACAAGACGCCTTCTGTAACTCATCTATTCAACTTTAGAGATATTAGGTTCTTcctaaaacataataaaaagacatGATGAAGCAAAGAACACAAAACAACATGATAAATAAGAGGAAGTGAGGTTAAAATCAGTAAGAATATGTTTTCTTTAGTTAGTTGGTGTCACTTCTTAGCAATAAAAACTAATGACCAGTTTTACTAATGCACACTTCTCAGCAATAAAAATTAATGACCAGTTTTACTAATGCACACTTCTCAGCAATCTCCAATTTTAGCAATAGTTTTATCTAACTAGGTCCGAAAAACTTTCATGCATTGCAATGACCAATTGGTGTACATTTAACAAATAGTTGGTGTCCATTTAATTTGTTGTATTAGATTAGAAAATCAAAATCTAGATTTTTCTCCACATTTATTCTTCAAGTAAAATCGCACATGAATgacataaataaaacaaaaaaaacccATAATGAAGCTTGTTGAATTATCAAACCCACATAAGAAAGTCATCGCATATTCAAAACTATCGAACAAAAACAaaactgaaagaaaaagaaaaacaagactccagagaaagaaaaaaacatcAAAAAGATTGAGAATGTGAATGTATATCTCAATGAAAACTAACCTAGAGTGAGCAGAGAAGAGAAGTATTCATTCTCAAATGATGAATTAACCAAATTAGGGGTTGGTGGAGCCGGCAATGGAGAAGGTGATTGCAGTAGTGGTCTTGAAGGTGGAGGAGGTGGCGATCGCTGCAGTAGAGGAGGTGAGAGAAACAATGGAGGAAAGCTGAACGTTTTTACAATGAAGgccttaattgatttattatattattaaatgattgcAAGTAAGTTTATGTTCaggtgaattatattatgatatgagaATAAATGCATCTATATGTgttcatttttaattaaaagggtattttggtaatttagcccattgagagcgtaattgtgtattttcatgcatgtgggtaaATTATGAATAAtatcacattatatgtggattagttccagtcattcggcatgagacaatttttgaatgcaagttatctatctggtcataacggggttagttacGGGGCTCATGGTGAGTCTcaaggtaatttggtgattagaacattaccatgaattaaagggtaatgggatgtgatttattagtatttgagaatattatgAATAATGAAAAtttgaggacgttaattatgattagcgggattagatgggaaatgactattttacccttgggggttgttaaggaaagaagataagcctaggggcattttagtcttttgaccctaaaggatatatatcattTGAGAAGttgtagaaagcttaagaaaacaaggcacttcttcttcctctctcttTCATCTTCTCCCACTtccttcctttggatttttgaagctcaAGTTGAGGGTTCAAGCTCGGGAATTGAGCCTTAAGGGTTTaggcttgtgttcagccattgtTAAGGATTTAATTCGAGTTTAAGAtaaggttttagttcaattttttGGTTCCTTACTCTgttttttgtgttagttttgaggttggagttttgatcataggaatcagaatttgatgaggttttgattggtttaaggcttaggttttgttggttatatgatggacaagttgtggtaatagttggtggctttgctttgtgatattgggagtgttttaataaggttttgaaatgagttcgaatgggaaaaataggggtttttggctgggttttgggtggggtcgcggctctgttctagagcgccgtggcccaagcttgatgaagaagCAGAGTGGTGCTGAAAAGCCATAGGGTTGCGACGCTTGGGGAGGCAGGCCGCAGCGCTTGGGGCAGGTgcttgaggctggcgcctctgtttTGGCTGGGGGTTGCGGCGCttggggaggcgggtcgcggcgcttgagggcatttgtggccagagtagtgttttgatcatgggaactcaaaccttaggccttgggatcgttcctactacccggtttagtaggattcgatgtctcggaggctaggtcttggtccgagaattttttattgattgattttattgatggaatctcatatttggttatgactaagtgaccgttaaagaatcaaaggatcgatcgttctcaagagtcgctCATTTgctatttctcgctcaaaccagaggtaagaaaactgcacccagtatgtgatgcatgtgatgcacgagaaacatgtggttaaggcatgccatgaatgttgaatatgagattgatcggAGCTTGggtctctatgtttgtgcatgatcctaattatgctagcaatcgttaagtaagcatgttgaatgccctatattcggatatttgacatatgatatatgcctggtaacattgtttacttgtgtgtggcactgacttactagtcagaatcgacaatggtgtcagaattGGCTGTGAatctgtgacttactagtcaagttcaacaacAGTACTAAGCATTGGTCGTGTGTTATTGACCTACGAGTCAAGatcggcataagcgtcatgaacgcagaaccgaaaagattagatctaattgacatctgcattgaatgattcatcatgagcattaatgccggatcggcctcaagttcgatgaaaactaaaagcgcttgtctagtctaaaggctattTACTTAGAGCCAAAGCCGGAAAGGCTAAGGTGGCCTACACGTCatatggctaggagggtatgggacctccaagatagacttattagtcatctgaccgagatggacttattagtcatctgaccgagatagacttatcagtcatctgatcgagatagacttatcaatcatctaactgggataaacttattagtcatccatattgagatagacttatcagtcatctaactgggatggacttattagtcatccatattgagatagacttattagtcatctacacagagataggcttatcagtcatctaaacagagaatgacttattagtcgtataccttagagagacttattagtcatctacctcagagcgagagacttattagtcatctactcagagcgcgggactccataaatatttatttgtgcctgcttgcatgcatgagtagggttattactgctaggcatgcctgttatgacttagtaacatgttattacctgttcatgagcatattaagttttcttgctgagcttcggctcacgggtgctatgtggtgcaggtaaaggcaaaagaaagctggaccatccttgagtttgagagcttaggtgacgatgtgtacatatgcggctgctcgaccaccacggtcaagggtttaaagaggaactagggttaaaccctattttgccgcttagctcggctagttgtaaatcttttgttgtaattaacctttaaattatattttgtggatcccaatgtatatggtaaacgttttaatgaaacgttatatcttaaacaaaaattttaaccctaaaccgctaatcatacttagttacacgattatgccaaaatgactcgattagcgagtttagcactgtttaaaatgcataccgtaacggtccttggagtttagggcattacagtttcTCTGGTTTTCTTCACTTTTCCTTAGCTAAAAAAGAGGAAAATGAAATATCATTTTTAAGTAAAGTTTTTCCCCTAATTTTTCCCTTATTAAATTTTTCCCCACACTTTTTAAAACTCCAAGCAGGAAAAACTATTTTCACTCAatctttttttccttttcctcAGCAAAATTCAAGGTCCAAACAGACCCTTTGAACGACATTTAGCTTTTTTGTGTACCTAATTTTTTCTTAGAAAAATAAAGTTGTATGTATATACTATTAGATGAAAGAAGTGATAGAACATGAGCAAAGAAAAGAAAACGTGAATGAAATGCTCCTCTCACAGGACAGGTTTTCACACCTTTCAGTCCttagtaaaaaaaattgtatttaagGGACTCGAATTTTATAAATTTACATTCATTCTTAATTTTAaacaattattttattattttggggATTTGGACTTAGGACCTACACTTAGGCCTATTCCGCTTAGCCAGGCCAACTCTGCTCTCTCATTATATTATTCAAGCTCAAAATGAATATATGCAGAGTTAGACATGAGGTAGAATCATATAACAGAAATAAGAAGAAGTTAGCTAACAACCAACACAACAACAACTAACGTCCAACTATGCTCCAAAAGTAATTGCTAATTGATCTCCATACATTTCATCAAGATAAACTCTCAATCACATGTTGCCAATCAAATTCTGAAATAGGAAATATAGCTTTAGTAAGAATGTAAGCAAGTTGATGAACAGTTGAAACATAAAATATCTTAATGAGACCCTCTTAAATCTTTTCACGCACCTAGTGacaataaattttaaaatgtcTACTTTTCTCATGAAAAACATAGTGCAAAGCAATTTGATAATCACAATATAACATGGCTTGTTTGGAACGATCAATCTTAAGCTCCTTTACTAATGAAAACAAACCAAGTAATTATACATGTTGTATTTGTCATAGACCTATATTCAATCTCAGTTGAAAATCTCGAAGTAATTTAGTGTTTCTTTGATTTCTAATAAATCAAAGAGTCTCCAAGGATTATGCAAAACTTGGTATAGAGTGTCTAGTGTCCGTGCAACTTTTATTATACTAAATTGATAAAGTGACCCCAAAATCAAGACAATTCAAGAACAAGTTAAACACAACACAGTAAATGCAAGAAACTAAACCAGATAAGTATGTAAAACAGATAAGTAGGTAAAACAGAGACAACTCAGCTTGACAATGATATAACTTGCAGCCTTTATTGATCGAATATAACTATCCAGAGTATATAGTTACA
This genomic interval from Humulus lupulus chromosome 8, drHumLupu1.1, whole genome shotgun sequence contains the following:
- the LOC133798277 gene encoding putative ABC1 protein At2g40090; its protein translation is MATRSLWRGRAKLAAVTTALLGGVAAANVATSDDPSRTLKLYTAVPVRLFRDCVTAASIAFDYEYSLLGLPEESDERSRVKHEVHLRSARKLQELCFKNGGIYIKLGQHIGQLEYLVPQEYVQTMRECMLNKCPVSSYDQVCEVFKKELGETPDKVFTEFDPVPIASASLAQVHVARMPDGRKVAVKVQHIHMTDTAAADQATVELIVNTLHWIFPSFDYRWLVDEIRESLPKELDFLLEAKNSEKCLDNFWKLSPHISPYVYAPMVYWSLSTTKLLTMEYIDGAQVNDLKTIRKLGIQPHEVSKLVSQAFAEMMFKHGFVHCDPHAANLLIRPMPSSKKSILGKRDPQLVLLDHGLYKDLDFQTRINYAALWKALIFSDAKAIKENSVKLGAGEDLYALFAGILTMRPWNRVIDPAVDHLVIRGGDGDRSELQMYASQYFPEISELLRRLPRVILLMLKTNDCLRSVNNALLQESSLETFLIIGKISSEAVIEAKLLQSKSLLVWLNVWIDEILLEARLLGMQVALWLLRLKKALCWLY